From the Euphorbia lathyris chromosome 6, ddEupLath1.1, whole genome shotgun sequence genome, one window contains:
- the LOC136232299 gene encoding scarecrow-like protein 14, with translation MGTDAGFAGLSGFQFEDEVLFSDRHQYPNFTNGYKFSDDPSFNVLDSSVDLLEPNPSKSTPSSTMDGDSPSDDNDFSETIFNYINQMLMEEDMEEKPCMFHDPLALQAAEKSLFDLIGEKHPSSPNQSSSYGDQFLVDSPEDGFLSSLSGYSSNSSCISSCSSNTNSSAEQHWNSELGDLKSSFMRTPLPTNFVFQSTSNSSQQLKSHNWLGSNGNNVVDSFESKIVVPSIFSEGELALQFQRGVEEANKFLPKSSQLVIDLENNASMAELKVKDNKVVVKAEMEETEYLVNPCNVKKHEREDDYFREERSTKQSAVYVDETELAEMFDKVLVCTGERCGPPECILKFDSQNGSSKTSHPKGQINGSSSGKTSAKRQANKTEVVDLRTLLISCAQAVSADDQRTAKEQLKQIRQHSSPFGDGSQRLAHCFANGLEARLSGTGTQIYTALSSEKASASEMLKAYLAYISACPFNKMAIIFANHNILAASEKATTLHIIDFGILYGFQWPALIYRLSKRVGGPPKLRITGIELPQSGFRPDERVQETGRRLAKYCELHNVPFEYNAVAKKWETIQIDDLKIQSGEVIAVNCLFRFKNLLDETVVVNNPKNIVLNLIRKINPKIFIQSIVNGSYNAPFFITRFREALFHFSALFDAFDTNMSSEDEMRFKFEKEFFGRQALNVIACEGSERVERPETYKQWQIRNMRAGLKQLSLNRQLMKKLKCKLKATYHDDFVVDEDGQWMLQGWKGRIIYASSAWVPA, from the coding sequence ATGGGAACAGATGCTGGTTTTGCTGGACTCTCTGGTTTTCAGTTTGAGGATGAGGTCCTTTTCTCTGATAGGCATCAGTATCCAAACTTTACAAACGGGTACAAATTCTCAGACGATCCCTCTTTCAACGTTTTAGACAGCTCAGTTGATTTGCTTGAACCAAATCCCAGTAAGTCTACACCATCATCTACCATGGATGGAGACTCTCCTTCTGATGATAATGATTTCTCAGAGACTATCTTCAACTACATAAACCAGATGCTTATGGAGGAGGACATGGAAGAGAAACCTTGCATGTTCCATGACCCTTTGGCTCTTCAAGCTGCAGAGAAATCACTTTTTGATCTTATTGGTGAGAAGCACCCATCTTCACCGAATCAATCTTCGTCTTATGGTGACCAATTCTTGGTTGATAGTCCTGAAGATGGGTTTTTGAGTAGTTTAAGTGGTTATAGCAGCAATAGTAGCTGTATCAGCAGTTGTTCTTCTAATACTAACAGTTCAGCTGAACAACACTGGAATAGTGAACTTGGAGACTTAAAATCATCATTCATGCGAACACCACTTCCTACAAATTTTGTTTTCCAATCAACCTCTAATTCATCACAGCAGCTCAAGTCACATAATTGGTTAGGAAGTAATGGTAATAACGTGGTGGATTCATTTGAGAGTAAGATTGTGGTGCCAAGTATATTTAGTGAGGGAGAACTGGCATTGCAGTTCCAGAGAGGTGTAGAGGAAGCAAATAAGTTTCTTCCTAAGAGCAGTCAACTGGTTATTGACTTGGAAAACAATGCTTCAATGGCAGAGTTGAAGGTAAAGGATAACAAGGTGGTGGTGAAGGCTGAGATGGAAGAGACAGAGTATTTGGTCAACCCTTGTAATGTAAAGAAACATGAGCGGGAGGATGACTATTTCAGGGAAGAAAGGAGTACCAAACAGTCTGCAGTTTATGTTGATGAAACTGAGCTAGCAGAAATGTTCGACAAGGTGTTAGTATGTACAGGAGAACGCTGTGGACCCCCTGAATGCATTCTTAAGTTCGATTCGCAGAATGGATCAAGCAAGACCTCACACCCGAAAGGGCAAATAAATGGATCTAGTAGTGGCAAGACTAGCGCTAAGAGACAAGCAAATAAAACGGAAGTAGTTGACTTGAGGACTCTTCTGATTTCTTGTGCACAAGCTGTCTCTGCTGATGACCAGAGGACTGCTAAGGAACAACTTAAGCAGATCAGACAGCACTCTTCACCTTTTGGTGATGGGTCTCAAAGATTGGCTCATTGCTTCGCTAATGGGCTTGAAGCACGTTTGTCTGGCACAGGAACCCAGATTTACACTGCCTTGTCTTCTGAGAAAGCATCAGCTTCTGAGATGTTGAAAGCTTATCTAGCTTACATATCAGCCTGCCCATTTAATAAGATGGCTAtcatttttgcaaaccacaataTTTTGGCTGCATCTGAGAAAGCAACCACCCTTCATATAATAGACTTTGGTATCTTGTATGGATTCCAGTGGCCTGCTCTCATTTATCGTCTCTCAAAACGAGTTGGTGGACCTCCCAAACTGCGAATAACAGGGATAGAGCTTCCGCAAAGTGGTTTCCGTCCGGATGAAAGAGTTCAAGAGACTGGTCGCCGATTGGCAAAGTATTGTGAGCTTCATAATGTTCCATTCGAGTACAACGCCGTAGCAAAGAAATGGGAAACTATACAAATTGATGATCTGAAGATTCAAAGTGGTGAAGTTATTGCTGTGAATTGCCTGTTCCGATTTAAGAACTTACTTGATGAGACAGTTGTTGTAAACAATCCGAAGAATATTGTTTTGAACTTGATTAGAAAGATAAATCCAAAAATATTCATCCAATCAATTGTGAATGGGTCCTACAATGCTCCTTTTTTCATCACGAGGTTCCGGGAGGCTCTTTTCCACTTTTCAGCATTATTTGATGCATTCGACACGAATATGTCGAGTGAGGATGAAATGAGGTTCAAGTTTGAGAAAGAGTTTTTTGGTCGGCAAGCGTTGAATGTTATAGCATGTGAGGGGTCAGAAAGAGTAGAGAGACCGGAGACATACAAGCAATGGCAGATTCGAAACATGAGGGCTGGGTTGAAGCAGCTGAGTTTGAACCGACAACTGATGAAGAAATTGAAGTGTAAGTTGAAAGCGACGTACCATGATGATTTTGTAGTAGATGAAGATGGtcaatggatgttgcagggatGGAAGGGACGAATTATTTATGCATCCTCAGCATGGGTTCCTGCATAA